In the Triplophysa dalaica isolate WHDGS20190420 chromosome 8, ASM1584641v1, whole genome shotgun sequence genome, CGCTCTCAAATTGTTTTGCTAATTTAGTAATTTATTAGATATTGATGTGTAGGTAGGAAATTTGTATTTGATGGTTTAAACTTTAAAGTGTTGCATGTTGATAAATagtttgtaatatttattaGCTCTAACTATTCTTATATATATTGCCTACAATTTTTAATAGTGTGTGTGGAGTCTGATACAGTGTCTAACAGTAGCAAACACTGAGATGCAACATTACTTTGTGGTTTGGTTTATGTGAATTTTGGCACATTTATAGCGTGTCCACCAAGTAAAAAACACTCAAATGGCCATTTGTGCACGTAGCTTATTACAACAACagtcacattttaaatgtaggcCAACGAATGGTATGTCCAAATCATCAGTATTCacaaaacagtaggcgagaaaaACCCGGGTTGTGGACTATTTCTCGCGAAATTTGGATGTGCGTATACTAATGTGGCATCTGAATATACCTACTTACCTACTATATAGTAGGAGAAAACAGTACTTGAACAGAGTAGAACGTCCGAATCAtcagtattcataaaagagtAGGTGAGAAATTCCAAGATGGTTTACTGGTTACCCCAGATTCTGAAGCACTCAACGACGGATACTTATACGGAAATATTATATCCCATGAGCCCACGCTACAGAATACCACGCACAGCCCACAAAACAGTCTCAGCCGACTTTCATGCACAATTAAACATGTTCTTAATTATTGCTAAGCTAATATAGCATTGACCTTGCTTTCTTCTTAAATTGACTGTGCTTTATATTTAGCATagtttttaatcataaaatttaaatacaaagcATTCTTGATCTTTTTTTTAGCTGTTTATTtacgtttgtgttttatatgtatatttgcccttcacaatattatatattgctttaatgtttattttaactcGCAGATATAACAAAACCAGAAAATAAGAGGGGGATTATTCTCTCTTTTGCCATGCACTCAAAAGTACCTACTattccaacacaaaaacagtagATGGTATTAGGGCTAGTGTAAGTTGGCGAATTGGACCGCAAGGGAGTACGTACCCATTTAGCACTCGTTAAGTAAGTATTTACTGAAATTGAGTACCTACTCATTGTGTATGCCATTTCAGATGCAGCctttgtctgtgaaaaccaTGCAAGTTTAAGTCTCATTATGTAGTTCTGAGATAATGAatatcaaagtttgattttaccCATTAATATGtctgatttcaatctttgacatagCCTGACTAAGTCAGTATGGAAGATTTCAAGGTTACATGCCCACAGAATGGCCTTTACGTTACTAGGATGCTTAtatgtaaaaaacagtaaatcacaaatcAAAATGACTAGCTGGGTCTATACGGACACGATGACAAATAGTCAAAGTTCTACAACTTTTGAAATGCTGTGTTTCAATTGGTCATGCATTGTGTTAGGAGTAAAGATGAAACGGTGTGAACGTTTCACATCACGAttatagtaaatacatgtaTCACGGTTATCAGTATAATCACGGTTTTGTTACGACGTGCTAGAAATACCCAAAAAGTTCAGATCCAAAGTTTTCCATGGGTGTGACTTGTACATAGCACTTTTTGTTGTCgtaaacatcaaataaattacATGAATCATAAATCTGGCACAATGGCATTATTAGGTAAGTTTCACTTGTTCAGGTTGAACACAACCTTAAGTAAATcagacattcatttaaatgcaacACAAATCAGAAAATCATCTGTCTGAATGTTTTGCGAGTAACCGGGTGTACTTTATGACCCAGGAGACACCAGCAGTCATAAGAGTGATTgccaaagaaacacacagagtTGGATGGAGCTTTAAATCATCAGTCTGTCTAAAGAAATGTGAAGTTAACGGGTTTCAGTATATATTTTTCCCAATATGCACATTTTGGACAAAGCCCTGTGATCACAAATAAATGGGAGCAGACGGGGATATTTATGTTTAGTCTCATATCAATAACATTATTTTGCAGTCATGACAAGAACAAAACCCACGTTTTAAAATGAACCCGTTAAACTGTATCTAAATTTTGCAAACACTGGACAGTTTTTACAGTTGGAATCATTGAGTTGGTAtggtttaataaaatatgacagaaCCATAGTTGAGAATTTTATCCTGGTTTATCAAAACCCGTCATCGTTACATCCCCAGTTAGGGGTACATAGGTCATGGTTATGTAAAATCTTTGTATATAGCTTTGTTATTGTCTGCATGCTTAGCCTCTTCCTTCCGTGGAAGAAATGGAAGATTACCACAACAGATGCCCATGGTGAGTGAAAATTAACACTTGAATAAAGACTTGTGAAAGGATTTCTTAGGTTGctattaaagctacaaaagtACTTTAAAGCCAACATTGTTTAACGGTTCACAGCATTTTCAAAGAGACGGGAGCAATTTCTCATGACTTTTGCAATTTTATATCTTGGAACATATGAACCAGTCCCTAAATGCAGGGTCCAAGAACTATTTGCTTATAAGCATTCTCCGGTGTTCAGAACAGATATACAAGATTCAGAACAGTTATTGGATCTTAAGAGCCATCTTGATATGGTTGCAGGATGCCTAGCTCAATCAGTTACTACTTGGGGAGCTAGATTGAAACTAGaccaaacacaaaagcagaaagAAAGGGTTTAAAAATGAACGCAATTTTTGCTCTAACAGCATTTAACAATTCCCCAACTTGCCATGAGCATTACGACTAGATTTCAGACAATACAAGATAATGTACAGTTGAATACATAAGGGTTTTATGGCTTTTAATGATTCTGACCATTTGGCGAATGCCAAAGTCTCTAGATTGAAACAGGACCAAACTCAAAATAAAGCACTTTAGAATCACTTCAAGGGTCTAAAGCTCAAAGGGttggaaaataaaagaaatgtgcTCAAACAGCATTTAGAGAATCCCCAACTTCCCATGAGCATAACATTTAGATTTCAGACCATACAAGATAAGGTTAAGTTGAGTGCATAAAAGAAAACCACTGATCAGATATACTTGCAACAGTTTATTAGGAATGTAAAAGGGTAAATCAGTAGCGGAGAATAATTTCTCCACTGGAGACAACTGCACTAGCAGAATCCTTTTCCATCCCAGCATCTCTCCCTGATGAAAGAAGACGAAGTCAGAATACATCTCTGGTATCATTAGAGGATCAACTGTTAAAACAATGACTCACTACTCTTTCTGTTGCAACTCTGAACACATGAATCTGCGGCTGTTGGGGTGCAAACTGATGTACTGCAGTGAACAAAGATCTAGAAGAGAAAGCAGATTTTAGACCTGATTCAAGCACAACACAAATGAACAGAGAAGATACAAAACCATTACCCTCTCCTTTAGTGGTGCCAGAGATGCCGGATCCACAAACGTGAACATCTTGACTACGAACCGTTTGTAATGGGTTGGAAACTGAAGCCCTGAAGATGCATCCAAATTAACCAAGTTGGTCAGGTAACGGTCATCCTGGTAAGGACAGCTGAACAGAAAGAAATGCGGTCGAATACATTGTACCCCGCAGATATTGTGTAATAAGGCAAAGCAAGTTTAGTTACCCATTCACAAGAAGATCCCACTGTGGCAGGCTCGTAGGTTCAGGGCTAGAGGTCGCCCAGCAGCGTTCCAGATTTAGAACAATGTTGGGGTCAGTCCGCTCCATAATGCGCACTTCCACATACACTGGCTCTCTCAGGACTTTAGTCACAGGGTATTCCTCCTCACTGTAGTATGAGGAATACACCTGATACTCTACAAAAAGGTGGACAAAACATTCAGGTGCAGCATAGTATAAAGAGACTGGATTTTGAGGTTTGATTTGACGCTTTACCTTCAACACACCCCTTAACAAAACATTGTCCATTAGCCAGTCTAAGCTCCACTCTCAGGGGACCAGGTGCAGCCACAGGAGGTGGTGGAGGAACAGTGTTGACTTCAATTACCAATGCTTCAATACTGGTGCCAAAATAGCGACACTGGAAGAGAAGTCTAACATGATATGCAAAATTAAAGCATTGAACCagaagctgtaaattagaaaaCTCCATACTCACGCATAGCTGCTGTCTCTTGTGATGGACCCAAGTGGTCCAACACCAACTTCGTAGGAAGAAGTCATCTTGTTCTCATAGACAAGATAGTCACCATCCATCTGTAGGAATGGATAGCGTTAGGGTTTAACAGAGAAGAGAGATAGATAGAATGTCAAACCAACCATCATTTTGGTGCCACAAGCAGTAACAGGAAACTGGTAAATGGCAAAAGAGACTGTGGTACCAACAGCCCCACAAGGTGGTTCACGTCCTCCCAAGAGACTGATGGAATCCAGGCTCAGTCTTGGGAGAGTAGAGTCTCTTGCTGCCACAATTACAAATTGCCCATCTCTTGTGCACTGAACAGTCACTAGCAAGTAAGACAAGAAACATCAAGTATCCCTATGCCTTTGCATAAATCAGTGGAAAACAAACTATAAAGACACTTACCCGTTTTGCCATAGTAGCACTGTTGTCCATCAAAACAGCAGTTAATAGCCTCACAATTTTCAAGATTAATACCAGGTTCACCACACTGCACCTTTTCATATTCTTCAACCTCACACTTCTGAAAAGGCTCTGCCTGAGGTGCAGGCTGCTTCCCCTCAAAATTCATTGGAGATTGTTGCAGAGGCCATTGAAAAGCTTGCTGACTTTGTGCCAAAGAGTATGCAGCACACCATCTAGCAGTGTTACAAAGAAGCACCAGTCCCAAAAACCTCCTAATTGCTGCCATGGTTGCAGAACTGAACACAAGTACTGAACAGTCCCAAGCTGCTATTTTTATAGGCTGATAATAATTAATCTTGCAGGTTCTCTCCGCCTCCATAGTTGCCACTAATTTGCACCCAGCCCTGATTCATCAAGACTCTACAGCTTTTCAGCTGTTCTTATCAGACCTGACATCACGCATGCAGTTTCACTTACCTTGAATGAAATGGCTCTCTAATTGCCTGCTAAGTTAGTCATTTAGTGGGTCTTGATGTGTAGCTAGGaaatttgtatttgttggttGAAAAGTGTGGCTTGTTGATAAATAGTGTGTGAAGTGTAGTGTGTTACTAGCTTTTGTATGCTTGGTATAGGTTCTATAGTGCCTAGCATCTTTAATAGTGTGTTTAGAGTCTGATACATTACAGACATTAGGATCATTTTGGTAAATATCAAGCATGTAAACATGTGACTAATGTACACATTATGCATGCTAAATACTTCATAAATGTGACactgtctttaaaaaacaaagtttgattttatctGTTAacttcactatgatttcaatcttttacATAGccttactcagtcaatattaaattaatatagacagaatgttcttgtttgtttgtttatt is a window encoding:
- the LOC130427805 gene encoding zona pellucida sperm-binding protein 4-like, whose translation is MNFEGKQPAPQAEPFQKCEVEEYEKVQCGEPGINLENCEAINCCFDGQQCYYGKTVTVQCTRDGQFVIVAARDSTLPRLSLDSISLLGGREPPCGAVGTTVSFAIYQFPVTACGTKMMMDGDYLVYENKMTSSYEVGVGPLGSITRDSSYALLFQCRYFGTSIEALVIEVNTVPPPPPVAAPGPLRVELRLANGQCFVKGCVEEYQVYSSYYSEEEYPVTKVLREPVYVEVRIMERTDPNIVLNLERCWATSSPEPTSLPQWDLLVNGCPYQDDRYLTNLVNLDASSGLQFPTHYKRFVVKMFTFVDPASLAPLKERIFVHCSTSVCTPTAADSCVQSCNRKSRRDAGMEKDSASAVVSSGEIILRY